The Thermoanaerobaculia bacterium genome includes a region encoding these proteins:
- a CDS encoding exo-beta-N-acetylmuramidase NamZ domain-containing protein, producing MFCFGIDALETDPAAVEGARVALLSHPAGVNSAGEASWEVLRRIPGCRLVRLFGPEHGIDGSAQDMASVRDAAHAPTDLPVRSLYGSTFASLAPAPADFDGVDVLVCDLQDVGARYYTFVWTVCLAIDAAARAGTRVVVCDRPNPIGGAVEGEPQAPEFTSFVGWRRVPVRHGRTVAELSLQYREEARP from the coding sequence GTGTTCTGCTTCGGGATCGATGCGCTGGAAACGGATCCGGCCGCGGTCGAGGGCGCGCGCGTCGCTCTCCTTTCGCATCCCGCGGGGGTGAATTCGGCGGGCGAGGCGTCCTGGGAGGTCCTGCGCCGGATCCCGGGATGCCGGCTGGTGCGCCTCTTCGGGCCGGAGCACGGGATCGACGGCAGCGCCCAGGACATGGCGTCCGTGCGCGACGCCGCGCATGCGCCGACGGACCTCCCGGTCCGTTCCCTGTACGGCTCGACCTTCGCGTCCCTCGCCCCGGCTCCCGCCGATTTCGACGGCGTCGATGTCCTCGTCTGCGACCTGCAGGACGTCGGCGCGCGCTACTACACGTTCGTCTGGACCGTTTGCCTCGCGATCGACGCGGCCGCCCGCGCCGGGACGCGCGTCGTCGTCTGCGACCGCCCGAACCCGATCGGGGGTGCCGTCGAAGGGGAGCCGCAGGCCCCCGAATTCACCTCCTTCGTCGGGTGGAGGCGCGTGCCCGTTCGACACGGCCGCACGGTCGCGGAGCTCTCCCTCCAGTACCGGGAAGAGGCGCGCCCCGA